A DNA window from Leptolyngbyaceae cyanobacterium contains the following coding sequences:
- a CDS encoding DUF1350 family protein: MNWQEVSGNWVFIPKHPVGIVHFLGGAFVATAPHMTYRLLLEHLGKQGYAVIATPFANTMDHSAIAKDVLLSFDRAVDILRSKNILRRRYLPTYGIGHSMGCKLHLLIGSLFPVDRAGNILISFNNFAARDAIPLVQQFQQFNFNPSFKIDLEFTPSPIETTKIIARGYQVRRNLLIKFTNDTIDQTSPLNELLEKRFPGMVTALTLPGSHITPLGHDVSWQPGQSFTPFDAIGQWFKQEVYRELHQLKSTILRWIDPLSPV; encoded by the coding sequence ATGAACTGGCAAGAAGTTTCTGGTAACTGGGTTTTTATTCCCAAACATCCCGTTGGCATAGTGCATTTTCTAGGGGGTGCTTTTGTCGCTACTGCCCCTCACATGACTTATCGATTATTGTTAGAACATCTGGGAAAGCAAGGATATGCGGTGATTGCTACCCCGTTCGCGAATACGATGGATCATAGCGCGATCGCAAAAGATGTACTGTTGAGTTTCGATCGCGCGGTTGACATCTTACGCAGCAAAAATATATTGCGACGCCGCTATCTCCCCACCTACGGCATCGGACACAGCATGGGTTGTAAACTACACTTATTAATCGGTAGTCTTTTCCCAGTCGATCGCGCCGGAAATATTCTGATTTCTTTCAATAACTTTGCTGCCAGAGATGCAATTCCTTTAGTGCAGCAATTTCAGCAATTTAATTTCAATCCATCTTTCAAAATCGATCTGGAATTTACCCCTTCCCCGATCGAAACCACCAAAATTATTGCCAGGGGTTATCAAGTTCGTCGCAATCTTTTAATTAAATTTACTAACGATACGATCGACCAAACATCACCTTTAAACGAATTGCTAGAAAAGCGTTTTCCCGGTATGGTTACTGCCTTAACTTTACCCGGTAGCCATATCACTCCGTTAGGTCATGATGTCAGCTGGCAACCAGGACAATCGTTTACTCCCTTCGATGCGATCGGACAATGGTTCAAGCAAGAAGTTTATCGCGAATTGCATCAACTAAAATCTACCATAT